Within the Phaseolus vulgaris cultivar G19833 chromosome 9, P. vulgaris v2.0, whole genome shotgun sequence genome, the region TCTATAATTACCTTTCGGATTGTATAATCCGAaatacatattatattatagtAAGGGGTGTTACAAATTTTACATTCTGGTTTAGGGGGTgttaaaaaaaagagttaatGGAAAATCGTAACATATATTTATAAGGGTAGGATTGGAATTAAAATATATGGGGGTGTAGAGAGAAGATATAGAGATATAGGGAGAATTTGTCGCCCTACAATGCATGCGTGGGTTTGGACTCAAGAAGTATATTTGTGGATTTCTGTGAAGGCCCTTACTATTTAACAATAACTTTTTTCCTCTTAGACCTCCACGGGTATTTTTTTCCTgtacccctacatttttcttcctgcctatccatatttttttgaaataccAGAATTATCCTTGATAATTTTAGATGATTCTGAAAGAATTTCATAACAAAAGGTGTTTGTGGAATGGGGGTTTCATAAGCAAAGTGTGTATTTCTGGAATAAGAAATCTGAAAGGCAAAAAACCATTccgaaacacatttttttaatttccagaaTGATGAATCCAGAAATCATAAAATTTGTTATGGAAAGTATGTTcagaaattttttgaaaagagTAATCTGGAAATCATTTTTAAGAAAGGTAAAATGGTTTTTTCTGAAAatgatggggtgcaggaagccATTTGTTGGGGTGCAGGGAGAAAAAGCCCTTTTTTATACTATCTTTTTGGGGCTAGGTCCACGTCTATGTTTGACTCATTGCACCTGTTAAACTAGATCCTTCCCTGAAAAACTACACAAAATCACTATcattcaacaaaaataaaatcaaatttttagcTTTCtgatatatattttcaaaaatgaaAACTGAATTTacactttaaaactttaaaaataatattatgaatatttttctttatatgtgattaattatgttatttttatttaatataaaacttttaactTATATTTGAATTTCTAAGGACCTCTTTCCTGGTTTGGAAATATTTTAAGCATGATATTGTTTAGTGTTAATACACTATTAGTAGGTTGGAGGATTTAATTTGAatgaattataaataaatttatatgcaaaaatcaaaatatcattttcAACTTAAAATCTTAAAAGTAATAAGTTTGTAATTTTTCCTTATTTATTAGTAATTTTATTAATTCCTATCCAATAATAAACTTATAATTAAGTTACATTTAAACACTTAAGATCAAACACCTTGATccaatcactacaagaaaatcattaaataaaaactaattttagagacaaaaataattaattgttatttctTGAAGTTCATATTGCTAttgttgttgagttttatggagttatacatactatggaggaagctcaaaagatggggcttactaatatCTGGTTTGAATGTGTTTctgtcttggtttgtgttgcgtttactgatAGAGTAATGTTTagagttactcatatttttcgtaaagaaaatgcatgtgCTAATAAGTTaactaatttaagatttattcatagagaatcatttcattggtataataggttttcatcaagtatgttcttagaattatttatgaataagtatagtctATTTATGTATCTTTCTTGTTAACATAtaggttttggtctagtcttcccatattttttttatttttttaataatattttttttcatgtgatgacaaatgattgttgtttgaggtgtcagtctaactaaaatgtcaagttgcataatgatatttaacatgaaagtttttatacagctaaatttgattttaatatttcaattattattattttaatttaagttcGCATAAATTTTAAAGCATAGATCGCCATTAATGTTATTTAGCAATAAAAAGGCGTGCATTTAATGATTAATTTAAGTGGTAGAAAGGTTAATTTAGATAAACTTTTCGACAAATAcctataaaaatgaaaattaaacataaactaagttgtatcttttttttttcaaaattagctTGTGGGTCTAAATTTTAGAAAAGTTGGATGAGATAGCTTTCAAAGAACATCTATAAAGtgattttaatataaaactaaTATGGTTTATTTTACTTATTAGTTTTGTTATAAGTATTGATCAAGAagtttattcaaaatttaccctttttatcaatattttttaagaaaattatttaactGGAATTTCTATTTATCTTAAAATGTTTTacaataaactaaaaataagaagaagaaaaattaaaataatgacttttattaaaaaaaaaattaaggttcAAATCAGGTTATTTGAACCTGTTTAACAGAATTTTTTTCTCTCACTTTCTATATGAAATGAGCCactttatcttttattaaaacAATGTTTTAAACAATCACATACATGTGCAGAGACTgtgttttcaatattttctcaccaaattaacaaaaacagaaaaactatcCACAGTGCCTGCAGAAACAATTGATCCCTCCAATTCCTGCTAAAGATAAGGGTTCTGCAATAGGAAATTAAGCATCATCACCACTGCATTTAAGAATTATAGAAGGCAAGTCAAAGTAGGAACTGAAGGATTCATCTTCATGACTATTTTCCTGTATTATTATCCCTTTGCCATGTGCAACCCCCGAATTAAGTTCAAAGTGTTCCAAAGAAAATGTGCTAGACATTACATGATTCACCGAATGATcccttttgttgtttcttgctttttttGCTTTACCAAAGCCAAAGCCTGGAAGACACATGCAAAGAGCACTGCATTTGGATCCTTCATTCTTCATTCTCTTCCCACTGTCTTTGGTTATTGCTTCACTTTTGGAGAAGCTTCCTTGATGCCCTTTTTCATACTCCAGTTCCATTGCATGTTGGCTATGTGACATGTTCATCCATTGAAGATTCTCATTCTTCTCACTATGCATGTCTTTGTGCAACCTCATGTTGGACTTTTCCATCATTGCCACAAGGGAAAGAAATTTCTCTGCTTCAGCTTGCCTTCAAACTGGTTTCAAGTGGTGTTGTGTTAGAAACTTGAAGGATCCTATAAAGTTGTGTATTTATATCAAGAGAACTGGTTTATTGATAGAAAAAGAGGCTTAGAGTGGTGTTGGTGTTGTTTTCCTCCATGGCATCATGTGCTTTTGACTCCAAGAATCAGTTGACTTTTTAGACATTCACAGTGTAGATTCCTGGCCGGCTTTGTGCTTGGATTGGATGATTGAGACCTGAGAGAGATGAATGAAGAAGCCGGCAACATTACTATTTTctgaattttatatttgtatttgtattgaTTGTGAAGGTTGTTTGACTTTTTTCTGATATAGTGATTGTGGAATATATGATGATGCATGCACGACATTCTTAAATAAGTGGCTAAGTAAATCAAATAAATCGTGTAACGTGCTAATTCATACTCAGAAGCAGACGAATCACAGAATCTTGGACAAAAGACGAGGAATGACTATGGCATCACTATTTTGCTAGCAAGATAGAACAACAAACTGCTCTAATTACATTTTCATAGGAACATTGTCCTGTAAATCTCAGTCTACCTGAGATAAAGAGATTTCATAGTATATTAGTAGATTAGTAGATGCAAATATCACATTATAAGCTggttttataaagttgagttaacCTTAAAGTTCATTCCTTAATATGGTATTAAAACTATTTTGACCTAACAAGTGTTTGTTGATCTTATCAGATCACTCGATATCAAACCATCTAATATGCTGAGAAAAAATTAAGGAGTTCATACCATTGACTACAAATTAACGAACCTAGAAGTTGTTTAAATATATactttattgtttcatttacAATGGTGATTCCAAAGTTAGAATATAGGACTTTATACATGTTATAAAAATCTCCTACTACATGGCCGAGTCTGGTGAGTTTATACTTACATCttgattttatctttaatgATTATAACTCCTTTTTCCATTTCCTCAAAACAAAAAAGTTTATATGATCACAAACACACTTGTATTTGAATTATTGATCACCACTAATTATCAGTAGATTTTGCACAGTAGATTTTGCACAGTAGATTTTGCGCATAGATGTCCTATAATCTACTAGTAACTGAAGTGTCAGTGTTCAAAGGCACTAGATGTAATCAACATAATGTAtgccaaaaaaagaaaaaattactaATGCTTGTaggctaattttttttttatcagcaaaaaagaatgaataaataaaaggtATGTCAGAGATATCTCAACTcgtatacaaaatatttaccAGAAACTCTTTCCCTCTAACCTACTTGCAAAAACATAAAAACCTTAATAGAGACACCTTTTACTCGTGATATACATCTTATAACAAAATGGACAGACATCATGCAATTCATTATGTCAGTAGCCATATGATATAAGAATCAATCATTGTAGCTATATGCTAATAGTATCATTGTTCAAAAAGATAAGTTTACACTTTAACTCATGATCTATATGTGTATTCGACAGGACACTTTTGGATACTACCGTATGCATGTATCTGAACTATTCAAATcttcaaaagaaaatttatgaaaatccAATATTACATGAAATACAGAAGCAAATATAATatagaaacataaaaaaattgtctCTTCAtgcataaaagaaaagaaagggtgGATTGTGATTCTGTTTTCATTAGGTAATTGTAGTTGATAAGAAACCTGCCCCACGTTCTTGACAATCTGATAAGGACCATAAAATTTTGGACTCAACTTCTCATTCCTTTTCTTTGCTAAGAATTTCAATCTGTAAGGCTGTAAGTTTAGATATACCCAATTTACAACTTCAAAGTGCTAAATTATGAAATTCAGACGGTAACAGTGGAGATGCCTGCATATGTCATTTTCCTGGATAGAGTATTTGCAGCTCCATTTTCACAACCTGGTTTTCAATTTGGAGTGGTTTTTGTAGAGTTTGTTTGTGGTTGAGGGATTTTGTTTTGTAAATGTGTTTGTGTGTTTTTGGTTGTATTAGGGGATGTTTACTAAAGATTGGTTATAAGAACTCCGATAGCGTAGATGGTGATTTCTGTTGACGTGGTCTACCATGCCTTTCAATTGAGGATTGGTTTGGTGGTTGACCTTGTCActttctgtataagggttgagacatcTCTGAAGTGTCGGTATAAAGGTTAAAATATCCTGAGgtgtcttattttattttattttatttattctctaCCGTAACCCGTTTCATCATTTAGAAATCTGAGACTTTTCTTATCCATATGAATAATAAAGTGGGTCTGCCCATTAGATAGTGTCTCCAATTTTGTACTGCCATCACAATTGCTAGTGACTCTTCATAAACAGGTTTCAACTGAGCCCTGTCTTATAGTGTTTGACTGAGAAAAGCCACTGTTagcaaattatttacaaataatgaTCAATTTCTACTATAGTCTATCAAATACTCTAACACTTACAAAAATAAGCTTTTTGAATCATCTAACAACACTGCATGCAGTATATACGTTGTTCGTTAGATTGAAAAAAAACTCTTCTATTTATAAGTCTTGCTGTTGCTAATTAAcatgtttattttttgttgaatttGTCAGAATTTTTGCAGAAGTTGGTAGGATTTTAGTTGATACCTCCCAACATACTATGCTTGGAGAAACTTTGATTCTGATATTCTATTTGTTCTACTAATATTATTTAGCTAGGTGTACATGTACTGTAGGGAGACTTAAGCCAACTCTCAAAGCTGTAGATGGTCGAATTTTCGCCTTTGCCTTGTGACATGTCTTGAATGTTGTAACATGtcttcttctagtcttttctttatatattttgagtGGAATTCAAGTATAGAGTTGATGTCTAGGAGATTTCTTTTTTGAAAAGTGGTGTAACATACTGACTTCGCGCGAGGTGACCCATTCTAATACTACTCTCATACAAATACGTTTAATTGCAAAATTCTGATGGAATCTGGTccattagtgctggtatgattGTACTTATATGTCTACGAGATTGATTTGGAAGGACATATGcaattttcttttacttttatggAAATTTAAATCCTTTTTCtgtagaaaataaatttgtcaTACATATTCTCAATTTCACATTCCTAACATCATATAGTTAGATAACATACTTGAGTTTAGTTTAATAGATTATGAATGATGAATAGTAAAGATGATCATTTATATCACAAACAAAAATACCCTccattttttccttaaaaataaCTAGCTAACATGTTGGCTAGCACTTGCATATTGTAGACATTGGCCACATAAACAGGTGAATAGAAAGGCAACAGAGGCAGCTACAAATGAAGCTCTCTgagtatatatttttatttcatattacaTATTTGCCTAGGATAAATCATGCACTTTGAGCTGCTGCTAAGAAGGCATTAAAATCTTCTCTAGCTTTTCTCAAACGAGGAGAGATGCAGGATACTGGAGAGACAGGCTGTGATGCAGAAGATGATGTAGAAAACCGAACATGGCGAGGTGATGCATCTGATTTTCTAACACTACCTCTAGAGGAACCATTCTTCAGAATCCCTTTTTGGtctctttccaaaacaaaagaTGAAGCAACAGCAGAGTACACTTCACTGGAACCGCATTTGATGAGGTCTATTGGCAGATCAAAGTAGGAGTTGGTGTAGTCTCCTTCAGTCTCATTGGATATTGCTGCAGAAGACCAAGAGCCACACTCAAAATTTTCCAAGGAAACTGTTCTAGACATTACTTTACCACCCTTTTCTGATTCTTCCCTCTTTGTCTTAACTGCCTTTTCTTTACCACCACCAAAGCCTGGTAGATAAAGGCAAAGAGCACTGCATTTAAATCCATCATGTGTGGTTTTCATGTGCTTAACCTTAACACTCTTTGGACTTTCTTTGACAACTTCAGCTTTGAACAAGTTCTCATCGTACCACTTGTCATTCTCCAATGCACTTAGTTTACTCAACCAGCGATCAAATTCATCAGCATATGCTGTTGCTTCACTGCATGAATTGGTCTTCTTTAAATGCACCTCTTCAGGCAACTGCTGAAGCTTGTGAGTCAAGTTAGCAGCATGACATTGTGATTCAGGGCTTTTTGGTTTCTTCTTGGAAGCAAAGCGAGGTGAAGAGTTGGCTGAATTTGGGAGACTCATGCTCAAGAATCTAGGCTTTGGAGGTTGTAGTGGTGGAGGGTGCAAAATGATGGATGATGAAGTTGTGATTATAGTTGGAAGCACATGTTGTTTATTAGGAGCATCTAGTAATGAAAGTGGATCCACCATGATCTGCTTCTCATCTTGGAGGCTCTTCATGATTGAGTTTTTGAGTTTCTCAATCTCTCTTAAAAGGAAATCATCACCTTCTATTTTGGTTTGATCTACTTGAAAATAGGCCATGTTTTTCTTCCAAGAGGGATTTCTGTGTCAGAAACTCAACAAGGACTTGTGAAAAACCAAAGGGTAGTTCTCTATTTATAAAGATTAGACTTAGAATGTAAAGAATGTGTGGCGTGGCAGCATGTTCATCAACATATCAGTCGTGATGACCATGTTCTCAACCTATTCTCATGTGTATCAGCTGACTTTTTATGTAAAGGAGCAAAGAACTTTGACAAactgataataataata harbors:
- the LOC137821473 gene encoding uncharacterized protein, with the translated sequence MAYFQVDQTKIEGDDFLLREIEKLKNSIMKSLQDEKQIMVDPLSLLDAPNKQHVLPTIITTSSSIILHPPPLQPPKPRFLSMSLPNSANSSPRFASKKKPKSPESQCHAANLTHKLQQLPEEVHLKKTNSCSEATAYADEFDRWLSKLSALENDKWYDENLFKAEVVKESPKSVKVKHMKTTHDGFKCSALCLYLPGFGGGKEKAVKTKREESEKGGKVMSRTVSLENFECGSWSSAAISNETEGDYTNSYFDLPIDLIKCGSSEVYSAVASSFVLERDQKGILKNGSSRGSVRKSDASPRHVRFSTSSSASQPVSPVSCISPRLRKAREDFNAFLAAAQSA